The Thunnus albacares chromosome 21, fThuAlb1.1, whole genome shotgun sequence genome window below encodes:
- the LOC122972679 gene encoding C-C chemokine receptor type 1-like, translating to MGSTNPDYNYDYDDNNGTHGPCNRDSENLLGAQLSTIYYFMFIFSLFGNGLVLVIIHRFERLTTVTNILLLNLVVSSLIFISSLPFLGIYKQFSNWIFGKVMCKIVGSVYYLGFYSSVLFLTLLTFDRHLAVVYSLHVLQVRNQRYALLSCAVVWLVSGLACIPQMILHTTFTHHMTNKTFCEEHPGNTTSIDDKLRASGFYLQLFLFLLFPLIVIVYCYVRIVITVISSKIVTKFKTVRLIFVIVLLFFICWTPFNVLLLIDDEDLSCEEKQRRGYALQVTRDIAYIYFCISPIFYTFVGRKFQNYFRQLLVKRFPGLKKHISFSQVSRTSMSTKITQKSIELS from the exons ATGGGATCAACAAATCCTGATTATAACTATGACTATGACGATAACAATGGGACGCATGGACCATGTAATAGGGACAGTGAAAACTTACTGGGAGCTCAATTGTCCACCATTTACTACTTCATGTTTATCTTTAGTCTCTTTGGCAACGGGCTGGTCCTGGTCATCATCCATCG GTTTGAGAGGCTGACCACTGTGACCAACATCTTGCTGCTGAACCTAGTGGTGTCCTCCCTGATCTTCATAAGCAGTCTTCCCTTCTTGGGAATCTACAAGCAGTTCTCTAACTGGATCTTCGGCAAAGTAATGTGCAAGATTGTAGGCAGTGTCTACTACCTGGGCTTCTACAGTTCTGTCCTGTTTCTAACTCTCCTGACCTTTGACCGACACCTTGCTGTCGTTTACTCCTTGCATGTGTTGCAAGTGAGGAATCAACGCTATGCGCTACTCTCCTGTGCTGTGGTGTGGCTGGTCAGTGGTCTGGCGTGCATCCCACAGATGATTCTCCACACAACTTTTACTCATCATATGACCAACAAAACATTCTGTGAGGAACATCCTGGTAACACAACGTCTATTGATGACAAGCTAAGAGCATCTGGATTTTACCTtcaacttttccttttcttgctctttcCTCTGATTGTTATTGTGTACTGCTATGTTAGGATTGTTATCACTGTCATATCATCCAAGATAGTTACCAAGTTCAAGACAGTCAGGCTGATATTTGTCattgtcttgttgttttttatatgctGGACCCCATTCAATGTTTTACTACTGATTGATGATGAAGACCTGTCCTGTGAGGAAAAGCAGAGGAGGGGTTATGCACTTCAAGTCACTCGTGACATTGCCTACATTTACTTCTGCATCAGTCCCATCTTCTATACATTTGTTGGGAGAAAATTCCAGAACTACTTCAGACAGCTGCTGGTGAAACGCTTCCCAGGGTTAAAGAAGCATATTTCTTTCAGTCAGGTTAGCAGAACTAGTATGTCGACAAAAATTACACAGAAAAGTAtagagttgagttga
- the LOC122973018 gene encoding C-C chemokine receptor type 3-like, whose translation KICASQLRNQHYALLSCVVVWLVSGLACIPQMILHTTFLYSINNKTFCQEHPGILTFIDVEKLRDSRFYLQLFLFLLFPLIVIVYCYVRIAITVISSKIVTKFKTVRLIFVIVLLFFICWTPFNVLLLIDDEDLTCKEKQKRGYALQVTRDIAHIYFCISPIFYTFVGKKFQNYFRQLLVKRFPGLKKHISVSQVSGTNMS comes from the coding sequence AAAATTTGTGCATCACAGTTGAGGAATCAACACTATGCGCTGCTCTCCTGTGTTGTGGTGTGGCTGGTCAGTGGTCTGGCGTGCATCCCACAAATGATTCTCCACACAACTTTTTTGTATTccatcaacaacaaaacattctGTCAGGAACATCCTGGTATCTTGACATTTATTGATGTAGAGAAGCTGAGAGATTCTAGATTTTACCTtcaacttttccttttcttgctctttcCTCTGATTGTTATTGTGTACTGCTATGTTAGGATTGCTATCACTGTCATATCATCCAAGATAGTTACCAAGTTCAAGACAGTCAGGCTGATATTTGTCATtgtcctgttgttttttatatgctGGACCCCATTCAATGTTTTACTACTGATTGATGATGAAGACCTGACCTGTAAGGAAAAGCAGAAGAGGGGTTATGCACTTCAGGTCACTCGTGACATTGCCCACATTTATTTCTGCATCAGTCCCATCTTCTATACATTTGTTGGGAAAAAGTTCCAGAACTACTTCAGACAGCTGCTGGTGAAACGCTTCCCAGGGTTAAAGAAGCATATTTCTGTCAGTCAGGTCAGCGGAACTAATATGAGTTGA
- the LOC122972678 gene encoding uncharacterized protein LOC122972678, which translates to MIGPFSSPPFPSFRVSPIGVATRKYSGKKTLIIDLSSPHGSTVPSINSLIPSLDFSMQYATIDHAISLIRLVGQGAWLSKADITSAFKVLPIHPDYWHLFGVSWKGAYYFAVRLTFGCKSSPKIFDSLSEALCWILSNNYKLPYVIHLLDDFLTVTPLSSPPSYGLTTMISAFTDLGVPLSPEKTEGPSTSLEFLGITLNSITLQASLPTEKLHRISLLIQNFLMANTCTKRQLLSLLGHFNYATRIIPQGRSFLSHLLSIATAVPSIHDHVTLDSACKMELKMWHQFLSSWNAPSVGFGGYYGGRWFSAEWPPDFSSLAPSSTISEMYPIVIAAILWGHEWSKKTIAIHSDNSAVVDILNKGRSHNLDIMQFVRKLTLVSAQHQFIIRALHIPGHKNAIADSLSRFMFQKFRQLAPASNPLPTPVPPFSATIYN; encoded by the coding sequence ATGATTGGCCCTTTCTCCAGCCCCCCTTTCCCGTCTTTCAGAGTCAGCCCAATCGGAGTGGCAACCAGGAAGTACTCTGGGAAAAAGACGCTCATCATCGACCTCTCGTCCCCCCACGGTTCCACTGTTCCAAGCATTAACAGCCTGATTCCCAGCCTGGACTTTTCCATGCAATACGCTACCATAGACCACGCCATTTCCCTCATCCGCCTCGTGGGCCAGGGAGCATGGTTGTCCAAGGCGGACATCACAAGTGCTTTCAAAGTCCTCCCCATCCACCCCGACTACTGGCACCTCTTCGGGGTCTCCTGGAAGGGCGCATACTATTTTGCCGTGCGTCTAACCTTCGGCTGCAAGAGCAGCCCAAAAATTTTCGACTCATTGTCCGAAGCCCTCTGCTGGATTCTTTCCAACAATTATAAACTCCCGTACGTCATCCACCTACTTGACGACTTCCTCACGGTCACGCCACTGTCTTCGCCCCCGTCATACGGTCTCACCACAATGATTTCCGCATTCACTGATCTCGGTGTTCCCCTGtctccagagaaaacagaaggccCAAGCACATCCTTGGAATTCCTCGGCATCACCCTCAACTCCATTACACTCCAAGCATCTCTGCCTACTGAGAAACTCCACCGCATTTCTCTACTCATTCAAAACTTTCTCATGGCCAACACATGCACCAAACGTCAATTACTCTCTCTGCTGGGCCATTTCAACTACGCCACCCGCATCATCCCTCAGGGCCGATCTTTCTTGTCACACCTTCTCTCCATAGCCACCGCCGTCCCATCCATCCACGACCACGTCACGCTAGACAGCGCGTGCAAGATGGAACTAAAAATGTGGCACCAGTTCCTCTCTTCCTGGAACGCCCCTTCAGTCGGCTTCGGCGGTTATTACGGCGGCAGATGGTTCTCTGCCGAATGGCCACCCGACTTCTCTTCCCTGGCCCCTTCCTCCACCATTTCGGAAATGTACCCGATTGTCATCGCTGCCATTCTTTGGGGGCATGAATGGTCCAAAAAGACCATCGCCATCCACTCTGACAACAGCGCCGTTGTCGACATCCTCAATAAAGGCCGGTCACACAATCTGGACATCATGCAGTTCGTGCGCAAGCTCACATTGGTTTCAGCCCAGCACCAGTTCATCATCCGAGCACTCCACATTCCAGGCCACAAAAACGCAATCGCTGATTCACTCTCTCGTTTCATGTTTCAGAAATTCAGACAACTAGCTCCAGCCTCCAACCCTCTTCCAACTCCAGTCCCACCATTTTCAGCCACAATCTACAACTGA